From Frateuria aurantia DSM 6220, one genomic window encodes:
- a CDS encoding methylthioribulose 1-phosphate dehydratase — MTTAPLAPLDQELFNRQADAIAEAGKYVAGHGWTPATSSNFSARLDDSRIAVTISGRDKGRLGREDIMVVDYQGQPVGSQHRPSAETLLHTQIYQRFPEAQAILHTHSRQQSVASRFYAAEGVVRFEGWELQKAITGHTTHESVIEVPVLPNSQYMPELMAQVDAWLDAGKPLHAYLISGHGIYTWGRSMQETLRHLEAFEFLLGCELDLRRLSP, encoded by the coding sequence ATGACCACCGCCCCCCTCGCCCCTCTGGACCAGGAACTGTTCAATCGCCAGGCCGATGCCATTGCCGAAGCCGGCAAATATGTGGCCGGTCATGGCTGGACGCCAGCCACCAGCAGCAATTTCTCGGCACGTCTGGATGACAGCCGCATTGCGGTAACCATATCGGGCCGCGACAAGGGGAGGCTGGGCCGCGAAGACATCATGGTGGTGGATTATCAGGGCCAGCCGGTCGGCAGCCAGCACCGCCCCAGTGCCGAAACCCTGTTGCACACCCAGATTTATCAACGTTTTCCCGAAGCACAGGCCATTCTGCATACCCACTCACGTCAGCAGAGCGTCGCTTCGCGATTCTATGCCGCCGAGGGCGTGGTTCGCTTCGAAGGCTGGGAGCTGCAGAAGGCCATCACCGGGCATACCACCCATGAAAGCGTGATCGAGGTGCCGGTGCTGCCCAACAGCCAGTACATGCCCGAGCTGATGGCTCAGGTCGATGCCTGGCTCGATGCCGGCAAGCCGTTGCATGCCTATCTGATCAGCGGTCATGGCATCTACACCTGGGGCCGCAGCATGCAGGAAACCCTGCGCCATCTGGAAGCCTTCGAGTTTCTGCTCGGATGCGAACTCGACCTGAGGAGACTGTCGCCGTGA
- a CDS encoding high-potential iron-sulfur protein, translating to MSDNTLLKSRRRFLGTAGGLGAAALGLTLLPAAGRSAELPHVTDADATAKALSYTADAAKTRNPAHKPGTDCSDCQFYSGAGGKGFGPCQMFPGKAVSAKGWCQAYAAR from the coding sequence ATGTCTGACAACACGCTGTTGAAGTCCCGTCGGCGCTTTCTCGGTACGGCAGGTGGTCTAGGTGCCGCCGCCCTCGGTCTGACGCTGCTGCCCGCGGCCGGCCGATCGGCCGAGTTGCCGCATGTGACCGATGCCGATGCCACCGCCAAGGCGCTGAGCTACACCGCTGATGCGGCCAAGACCCGAAATCCGGCACACAAGCCGGGCACCGATTGCAGTGACTGCCAGTTTTACTCCGGGGCTGGCGGCAAGGGCTTCGGTCCCTGCCAGATGTTCCCGGGCAAGGCCGTCAGTGCCAAGGGCTGGTGCCAGGCCTACGCGGCGCGCTGA
- the msrB gene encoding peptide-methionine (R)-S-oxide reductase MsrB, whose amino-acid sequence MSMQEKTRTFPVSFSDEEWRRRLTPDQYAVLRGHATERPGSCSLLHESRPGAFACAGCGQPLFAGLTKFESGTGWPSFDVPLEGAVEISIDRSHGMVRHEVHCSRCGGHLGHVFPDGPPPTFQRYCMNGIALEFVPAEAG is encoded by the coding sequence ATGAGCATGCAAGAGAAGACCCGGACCTTTCCCGTCAGCTTCAGCGACGAAGAGTGGCGGCGCCGTCTGACTCCCGATCAATATGCCGTACTGCGGGGTCATGCCACCGAGCGACCGGGCAGCTGCTCGCTGCTGCACGAAAGCCGGCCGGGGGCTTTTGCCTGTGCCGGCTGCGGCCAGCCGCTGTTTGCCGGTCTCACCAAGTTTGAAAGCGGCACCGGCTGGCCCAGTTTTGACGTACCGCTTGAAGGCGCGGTGGAAATCTCGATTGACCGCAGCCATGGCATGGTGCGGCACGAAGTGCATTGCAGCCGTTGCGGCGGCCATCTGGGGCATGTCTTTCCGGACGGCCCGCCGCCGACGTTCCAGCGTTACTGCATGAATGGCATCGCGCTGGAGTTTGTGCCGGCCGAGGCCGGCTGA
- the epmB gene encoding EF-P beta-lysylation protein EpmB, with product MITASLEARTPAVATPALPDWRELWRQSITDPQELLRRLDLEHLADRLPASDAGFPLRVPPGYLARIRPADPTDPLLLQVLPQLAELDETEGYRLDPVGDMPALASHGVLHKYQGRALLIASGSCAIHCRYCFRRHFPYAEETAAAGQWQEAVDYLRGDQSISELLLSGGDPLSLSNAKLAQLTPQLAGLPHLKRLRIHTRLPAVLPERVDAGLLEWLEALPLQKVVVLHVNHPREISPEVDAACARLRAVGVTLLNQAVLLRGVNDDADILAELSETLMACGVLPYYLHQLDQVRGAAHFEVDDARALALIEALRGRLPGYLVPRLVREVAGDPAKRPLN from the coding sequence ATGATAACCGCAAGCCTTGAAGCCCGCACGCCTGCCGTTGCCACTCCCGCCCTGCCCGACTGGCGCGAATTGTGGCGCCAGTCGATCACCGACCCGCAGGAACTGCTGCGACGACTGGATCTGGAGCATCTGGCAGACCGTCTGCCGGCCTCCGACGCCGGTTTTCCCTTGAGGGTACCGCCCGGCTACCTGGCCCGGATCCGCCCCGCCGACCCGACCGACCCGCTGTTGCTGCAGGTGCTGCCGCAACTGGCCGAGCTGGATGAGACCGAAGGTTACCGGCTGGATCCGGTCGGCGACATGCCTGCGCTGGCCAGTCATGGCGTATTGCACAAATACCAGGGCCGGGCTTTGCTGATTGCCAGCGGCAGCTGCGCCATCCATTGCCGTTACTGCTTTCGCCGGCATTTCCCCTATGCCGAGGAAACCGCTGCCGCCGGCCAGTGGCAGGAAGCCGTCGACTATCTGCGCGGTGACCAAAGTATCAGCGAACTGCTGCTGTCCGGCGGCGATCCGCTGTCCTTGAGCAATGCCAAGCTGGCCCAGCTGACGCCGCAACTGGCCGGACTGCCGCATCTGAAACGGTTGCGTATCCATACCCGCTTGCCGGCGGTGCTGCCGGAGCGGGTCGATGCCGGACTGCTGGAATGGCTGGAAGCGCTGCCCCTGCAGAAAGTGGTGGTGCTGCATGTGAACCACCCGCGGGAAATCAGTCCCGAGGTCGACGCCGCCTGCGCGCGACTGAGGGCTGTCGGGGTTACCCTGCTCAACCAGGCCGTGCTGCTGCGAGGCGTCAATGACGATGCCGATATCTTGGCCGAGCTGTCCGAAACCCTGATGGCCTGCGGGGTGCTGCCCTACTATCTGCACCAGCTGGACCAGGTTCGAGGCGCCGCCCATTTCGAAGTGGATGATGCGCGCGCGCTGGCTCTGATCGAGGCATTGCGCGGCCGCCTGCCCGGCTATCTGGTGCCCAGACTGGTGCGCGAGGTGGCCGGCGACCCGGCCAAGCGCCCGCTCAACTGA
- the efp gene encoding elongation factor P: MATYGLNDVKTGLKIMVDADPYVIVDAEFIKPGKGQAFTRIKIRNLRNGRVVEKTLKASESFEGADVLDTDMQFLYSDGEFWHFMQPDSFEQHQADKNAVGDAAKWLKGEEDCVVTLWNGAPLSVQAPNFVELQIVETDPGVRGDTSGGGGKPARLETGAVVRVPLFVNQEEVIRVDTRSGEYVSRVK, encoded by the coding sequence ATGGCCACTTATGGTCTCAACGACGTCAAAACCGGCTTGAAAATCATGGTCGACGCCGATCCCTACGTGATCGTCGACGCCGAATTCATCAAGCCGGGCAAAGGTCAGGCCTTTACCCGCATCAAGATCCGCAACCTCCGCAATGGCCGCGTCGTCGAAAAGACCTTGAAGGCCAGCGAGTCGTTCGAAGGTGCCGATGTGCTGGACACCGACATGCAGTTCCTGTATTCGGATGGCGAGTTCTGGCACTTCATGCAGCCGGACAGCTTCGAGCAGCACCAGGCCGACAAGAATGCGGTCGGTGATGCCGCCAAGTGGCTGAAGGGCGAGGAAGACTGTGTGGTGACGTTGTGGAACGGCGCTCCGCTGTCGGTGCAGGCCCCCAATTTCGTGGAGCTGCAGATCGTCGAGACCGATCCTGGCGTGCGTGGCGACACCTCGGGCGGTGGCGGCAAGCCGGCACGACTGGAAACCGGTGCCGTGGTCCGCGTGCCGCTGTTCGTCAACCAGGAAGAAGTCATTCGCGTCGACACCCGTTCGGGTGAATACGTCAGCCGCGTCAAGTAA
- a CDS encoding TRZ/ATZ family hydrolase, translating to MKSSRPVAVDLLIEARWVVPVEPHAVVLEDHAVAVRDSKIVDILPQSEARARYEPAEHVQLGEHALIPGLVNSHTHNPMTLLRGLADDLPLMEWLQGHIWPAEAKFMGPEFVRDGTELAIAEMLRGGTTCANENYFFPDAIGETYRKHGFRAVLGLPVINFPTGWAATDDEYFERALEVHERFRGDALVSTAFVPHAPYTVSDASFERIRLLAEQLDIKIHLHTHETVHEVNEEVAKSGRRPFQRLQELGLVNERLIAVHMTELTDAEIEACAAAGVSVVHCPESNLKLASGFCPAEKLRKAGVNVAIGTDGAASNNDLDMFGETRTAALLAKAVSGDAAAFDAAYALRAATLNGALALGLEDRIGSIEVGKQADLAAVRLSDLETQPLFHVASQLVYATGRHQVTDVWIAGQRKLRERVLTGMDEAALVVMARRWRERIAAG from the coding sequence ATGAAGAGTTCCCGTCCCGTCGCCGTGGATCTGCTGATCGAGGCACGCTGGGTTGTTCCGGTGGAGCCGCATGCGGTGGTGCTGGAAGATCACGCCGTCGCCGTTCGCGATTCGAAGATCGTCGATATCCTGCCGCAGTCCGAGGCTCGAGCGCGCTATGAGCCCGCCGAGCATGTGCAATTGGGCGAGCATGCCCTGATTCCCGGGCTGGTCAACAGTCACACTCATAACCCCATGACCCTGTTGCGGGGGCTGGCCGACGATCTGCCGCTGATGGAGTGGCTGCAAGGCCATATCTGGCCGGCCGAAGCCAAGTTCATGGGGCCCGAATTCGTCCGCGACGGCACCGAGCTGGCGATTGCCGAGATGCTGCGCGGCGGCACCACCTGCGCCAACGAAAACTATTTTTTCCCGGATGCCATCGGCGAGACCTATCGCAAGCATGGTTTCCGTGCCGTGCTTGGCCTGCCGGTCATCAATTTCCCGACCGGCTGGGCCGCCACCGATGATGAGTACTTCGAGCGTGCCTTGGAGGTGCATGAGCGCTTTCGCGGCGATGCCCTGGTCTCCACCGCCTTCGTGCCGCATGCGCCTTATACCGTCTCGGATGCCAGTTTCGAGCGGATCCGCCTGCTGGCCGAGCAGCTGGATATCAAGATCCATCTGCATACCCACGAGACGGTTCACGAAGTCAACGAGGAAGTGGCCAAGAGCGGTCGGCGCCCCTTCCAGCGGTTGCAGGAACTGGGCCTGGTCAACGAGCGCCTGATCGCGGTGCACATGACCGAGCTGACCGACGCGGAGATCGAGGCCTGCGCCGCGGCCGGTGTGTCGGTAGTGCATTGCCCCGAATCCAATCTCAAGCTGGCCTCCGGTTTCTGCCCGGCCGAAAAGCTTCGCAAGGCCGGTGTCAACGTGGCCATCGGCACCGATGGCGCTGCCTCCAACAACGATCTGGACATGTTCGGCGAAACCCGTACCGCGGCCCTGCTGGCCAAGGCCGTCAGCGGCGATGCGGCGGCGTTCGATGCAGCCTACGCCTTGCGGGCGGCCACTCTCAACGGCGCCCTTGCGCTTGGGCTGGAGGATCGCATCGGTTCGATCGAGGTCGGCAAGCAGGCCGATCTGGCCGCGGTGCGGCTCAGTGATCTGGAGACGCAGCCGCTGTTCCATGTCGCTTCGCAGCTGGTTTATGCCACCGGTCGCCATCAGGTCACCGATGTCTGGATTGCCGGTCAGCGCAAGCTGCGCGAGCGGGTATTGACCGGCATGGATGAAGCCGCTCTGGTCGTCATGGCGCGGCGCTGGCGCGAACGGATCGCTGCAGGCTGA
- a CDS encoding YciI family protein, protein MKRYLAIVTRPADVDPELIEAHKRYLQSLLQDGRLLLSGPFAGGPGGAYLFQAADAAAAAAVVAADPLQSDPRVEIPLREWVIRLDAAEVKA, encoded by the coding sequence ATGAAGCGATATCTGGCCATCGTGACCCGTCCCGCCGACGTCGATCCCGAGCTGATCGAGGCTCACAAGCGGTATCTGCAGTCCTTGCTGCAGGATGGCCGCCTGCTGCTGTCGGGACCTTTCGCGGGAGGCCCTGGCGGTGCTTACCTGTTCCAGGCCGCTGACGCGGCCGCTGCGGCTGCCGTGGTGGCGGCCGATCCGTTGCAGTCCGATCCGCGGGTCGAGATTCCGTTGCGTGAATGGGTGATCCGTCTGGACGCCGCCGAGGTGAAAGCATGA
- the ubiG gene encoding bifunctional 2-polyprenyl-6-hydroxyphenol methylase/3-demethylubiquinol 3-O-methyltransferase UbiG: MNAGSEHMNVADDELARFASLASSWWDPEGASRPLHDLNPLRFEYVAQRSRLAGARVVDVGCGGGLLSESLARAGARVCGIDLGREVIDIAKLHLHESELTVDYRVQSSADLAEAEPGAFDVVCCMELIEHVPEPDALVRDLARLVRPGGRVFVSTINRTSAAFGAAILGAEYISKMLPHGTHHYAKFIRPSELSRMLRHAGLELENLSGMGYNPISHKAWLSSYVGINYLVCAQRPLA; this comes from the coding sequence ATGAATGCCGGTTCCGAACACATGAACGTCGCCGATGACGAGCTGGCCCGCTTCGCCAGCCTGGCTTCCAGCTGGTGGGACCCGGAAGGTGCCTCGCGGCCCTTGCATGATCTGAATCCGCTGCGCTTCGAATATGTCGCCCAGCGGAGCCGGCTGGCCGGTGCACGTGTGGTGGATGTGGGCTGCGGTGGCGGCTTGCTCAGCGAGTCGCTGGCCCGGGCCGGCGCCCGGGTCTGCGGCATCGACCTGGGGCGCGAGGTGATCGATATCGCCAAGCTGCATTTGCACGAGTCCGAGCTGACCGTGGATTACCGGGTGCAGTCCTCGGCCGATCTGGCGGAGGCCGAGCCCGGCGCCTTCGACGTGGTCTGCTGCATGGAACTGATCGAGCACGTGCCCGAGCCCGATGCCTTGGTGCGAGATCTCGCCCGGCTGGTGCGGCCCGGCGGCCGGGTCTTTGTTTCCACCATCAATCGCACCTCGGCGGCTTTCGGTGCGGCGATTCTGGGTGCCGAATACATCAGCAAGATGCTGCCCCACGGCACGCATCACTATGCCAAGTTCATCCGTCCTTCCGAGCTGTCGCGCATGCTGCGCCATGCCGGACTGGAGCTGGAGAATCTCAGTGGCATGGGCTACAACCCCATCAGCCACAAGGCCTGGCTGAGTTCCTATGTCGGCATCAATTATCTGGTTTGCGCGCAGCGCCCACTGGCATGA
- a CDS encoding HAD family hydrolase has product MSPVNHSRTPRALPEGITTVLFDLDGTLLDTAADLLAALQVLCSEQGRAAPDGGLVRRKVSAGAMALLGLAFPELDEAARQSLLPRYLQLYREGLLSVTRPFVGIDALLQRIEAAGLRWGIVTNKAGFLTEAIVDGMGWRARLSALVAGDTLPVKKPDPGTVLLGCEQAGAKPAEAVYVGDDTRDVLAGHAAGMYTVAVNWGYLGDTGELPGWGADAVLDTPADLADWLRA; this is encoded by the coding sequence ATGAGTCCGGTCAACCACAGCCGTACGCCCAGGGCGTTGCCGGAGGGCATCACCACGGTGCTGTTCGATCTGGATGGCACCTTGCTGGATACGGCGGCCGATCTGCTGGCGGCCTTGCAGGTGCTGTGCTCCGAGCAGGGCCGGGCTGCCCCCGATGGCGGCTTGGTTCGCCGGAAGGTGTCGGCCGGGGCCATGGCCTTGCTCGGACTGGCCTTTCCGGAACTGGACGAGGCCGCGCGGCAGTCATTGCTGCCGCGCTATCTGCAGTTGTATCGCGAAGGACTGCTCAGCGTGACACGGCCCTTTGTCGGCATCGATGCACTGTTGCAGCGGATCGAGGCCGCCGGCTTGCGCTGGGGCATCGTCACCAACAAGGCCGGCTTTCTGACGGAGGCCATCGTCGATGGCATGGGCTGGCGTGCGCGCCTCAGTGCCTTGGTTGCCGGTGATACCCTGCCGGTGAAAAAACCGGATCCGGGCACCGTGCTGCTGGGCTGCGAACAGGCGGGTGCGAAGCCCGCCGAAGCGGTCTATGTGGGTGATGACACCCGTGATGTGCTGGCCGGCCATGCCGCAGGCATGTATACGGTGGCCGTGAACTGGGGGTATCTCGGTGATACCGGTGAACTTCCCGGCTGGGGCGCGGATGCGGTTCTCGATACTCCGGCTGATCTGGCTGACTGGTTGAGGGCGTAG
- a CDS encoding squalene/phytoene synthase family protein, whose product MQAGPLQSYLDKWLAACPWQRQALVFVDGGRCPGHLALAAWEFELLACVFRIREPAVAIAKLHWWAQELEAAGSGSARHPLTEVLFDQPQAARLPADWWTAPVLAALEQLEQSTPPDFERQLAAMHPLYAALARLENGWWFGPEAAFDRAARLASCGQLLHQLGHLAEARDREVLPLPMQRLARHHLSRQDLAGDSAGLDLAIREQAGDLLRATEESLAQVQPLSVFRQLQAQVDRRLMRQLSKGGGHAAIAAASRTPQWQHLWQAWRAARQWRAQAA is encoded by the coding sequence ATGCAGGCCGGCCCCTTGCAGAGTTATCTGGACAAATGGCTGGCGGCCTGCCCCTGGCAGCGTCAGGCTCTGGTGTTCGTCGATGGCGGCCGTTGTCCGGGCCATCTTGCCCTGGCGGCATGGGAGTTCGAGCTGCTGGCCTGCGTATTTCGGATCAGAGAGCCAGCGGTGGCCATCGCCAAGCTGCATTGGTGGGCACAGGAGCTCGAGGCGGCCGGTTCCGGGTCGGCTCGCCACCCCTTGACCGAGGTGTTGTTCGATCAGCCACAGGCTGCCCGGTTGCCAGCCGACTGGTGGACGGCACCGGTACTGGCAGCCCTGGAGCAGCTGGAGCAGAGTACGCCGCCGGACTTCGAGCGACAGCTGGCCGCGATGCACCCCTTGTACGCGGCGCTGGCCCGTCTGGAAAACGGCTGGTGGTTCGGGCCGGAGGCCGCCTTCGACCGCGCCGCTCGTCTGGCCAGCTGCGGGCAGTTGCTGCATCAGCTCGGCCATCTGGCCGAAGCCCGTGATCGTGAAGTCCTGCCGTTGCCGATGCAGCGGCTGGCGCGTCATCACCTGAGCCGACAGGATCTGGCCGGCGATTCCGCCGGACTGGATCTGGCTATACGCGAACAGGCCGGCGATCTGCTGCGGGCGACCGAGGAGTCCCTGGCCCAGGTGCAGCCTCTGTCGGTATTTCGCCAATTGCAGGCGCAAGTGGATCGGCGCCTGATGCGGCAGCTCAGCAAGGGGGGCGGTCACGCCGCCATCGCCGCCGCGAGCCGGACGCCTCAGTGGCAGCATCTGTGGCAAGCCTGGCGGGCCGCCCGTCAATGGCGGGCTCAGGCGGCCTGA
- the folE2 gene encoding GTP cyclohydrolase FolE2, whose translation MDMQTASTRALPDVALNPHPHRSGPLDWVGMGRIQMPVRFDAGDGQVREGVARVDAFVNLTRNDKRGIHMSRLYLLVEQALSRDVITPVRLQALLQAFLASHEDLSDHARIRIEFEQLIRRPALRSANSGWRAYPVVIEAELKGEHFSYELATEVVYSSTCPASAALARQLIQDRFEQDFGSGQPLDRTALLAWLGSEQGIVATPHAQRSVAELKVRPVAGAAVSLLSLLDRCEHALATPVQTAVKREDEQAFAAANGGNLMFCEDAARRLRAALNEDGALADFRIRIEHQESLHPHDAVAYAFKGIVGGYDR comes from the coding sequence ATGGATATGCAGACAGCTTCGACCCGCGCCTTGCCCGATGTGGCACTGAATCCGCACCCGCATCGCAGCGGTCCGCTGGATTGGGTCGGCATGGGCCGGATCCAGATGCCGGTGCGCTTCGATGCCGGTGACGGTCAGGTCCGCGAAGGCGTGGCACGCGTCGATGCCTTTGTGAATCTGACGCGCAACGACAAGCGCGGCATTCACATGTCGCGGCTCTATCTGTTGGTGGAGCAGGCCCTTAGCCGGGACGTGATCACCCCGGTGCGGCTGCAGGCCTTGCTGCAGGCGTTTCTCGCCTCGCACGAGGACCTTTCCGACCACGCCCGCATCCGCATCGAGTTCGAGCAGCTGATCCGGCGTCCCGCGCTGCGCAGCGCCAACAGCGGCTGGCGGGCCTATCCGGTGGTCATCGAAGCCGAGCTCAAGGGCGAGCATTTCAGCTATGAACTGGCCACGGAAGTCGTGTATTCCTCGACCTGTCCGGCCTCGGCGGCCTTGGCGAGACAGCTGATTCAGGATCGCTTCGAACAGGATTTCGGGTCCGGCCAGCCGCTGGACCGGACCGCGCTGCTGGCCTGGCTGGGCAGCGAGCAGGGTATCGTCGCCACTCCCCATGCGCAGCGAAGCGTGGCCGAGTTGAAGGTTCGTCCTGTTGCGGGTGCTGCGGTCAGTCTGCTGTCACTGCTGGATCGTTGCGAGCATGCGCTGGCAACGCCGGTGCAGACAGCCGTCAAGCGTGAGGACGAGCAGGCCTTTGCTGCGGCCAACGGCGGCAATCTGATGTTCTGCGAGGATGCGGCACGTCGGCTGCGGGCGGCTTTGAACGAGGATGGGGCGCTGGCCGATTTCAGAATCCGCATCGAGCACCAGGAAAGCCTGCATCCGCATGATGCCGTCGCCTATGCTTTCAAGGGCATTGTCGGCGGTTACGACCGCTGA
- a CDS encoding putative quinol monooxygenase, whose protein sequence is MSNDFHLIASFKVRPGQEATAIEALKLCAPLSRAEAGCHSYVPHQDLADPTQFYFIEHWASQQDLDEHMQSPHFKAMMATLEPILAAPLAIVTQINPVI, encoded by the coding sequence ATGTCCAACGATTTCCACCTGATCGCCAGCTTCAAAGTCCGCCCCGGCCAGGAAGCCACCGCCATCGAGGCACTGAAGCTCTGCGCGCCGCTGTCCCGTGCCGAGGCCGGCTGCCACAGCTATGTGCCGCACCAGGATCTGGCCGATCCAACCCAGTTCTATTTCATCGAGCACTGGGCCAGCCAGCAGGATCTGGATGAGCACATGCAGAGCCCGCACTTCAAGGCCATGATGGCCACGCTTGAACCGATTCTGGCCGCGCCGCTGGCCATCGTCACCCAGATCAATCCGGTGATCTGA
- a CDS encoding GNAT family N-acetyltransferase, translating into MTLRILDVTAADASRHLPELGDMLAACVRAGGSIGFMQPLPAEQAEACWQGAVLPELEAGRRCLLVAELDGRWLGSVQILLGMPANQSHRCELAKMMVHPSAWRQGIGRRLLRAALDTARRHGRTLITLDTRQGDASEHLYRSMGFEVGGVIPGYALDPDGGKLHATTYMYCRLQSVPPAEYRGQIAGRD; encoded by the coding sequence ATGACTTTGCGGATCCTGGACGTTACGGCCGCGGATGCATCCAGACACCTGCCTGAGCTCGGTGACATGCTTGCAGCCTGCGTCCGGGCCGGTGGCTCGATCGGTTTCATGCAGCCGCTGCCGGCTGAGCAGGCCGAGGCCTGCTGGCAAGGTGCGGTGCTGCCGGAGCTCGAGGCCGGGCGACGATGTCTGCTGGTAGCCGAGCTCGACGGTCGCTGGCTGGGCAGTGTCCAGATTCTGCTGGGAATGCCGGCCAATCAGTCCCATCGCTGCGAGCTTGCCAAGATGATGGTGCATCCTTCCGCCTGGCGGCAAGGCATCGGTCGCCGCCTGCTGCGGGCAGCCTTGGACACGGCTCGTCGGCATGGCCGGACTCTGATCACCCTGGACACACGCCAGGGCGATGCGTCTGAACACCTGTATCGCTCGATGGGATTTGAGGTCGGCGGCGTGATTCCTGGCTATGCACTGGATCCGGACGGCGGCAAGCTGCACGCTACGACCTATATGTATTGCCGCCTCCAGTCGGTTCCTCCCGCGGAATATCGGGGGCAGATCGCCGGTCGCGACTGA
- a CDS encoding protein-disulfide reductase DsbD family protein produces MRRPGRWLGMLLLATVSCLQAQGVENLLPVTEAYRLSADTSTPGVVKLHWVIAPDYYLYRGQMRFTGTGPVTLGTVTTATGHRYRDAYLGEVETYHVSTDARVEYSASAEGGELVVRYQGCHEVDPKICYPPHSQRFKLPPAKAAAMIVPAAGAAEGRSASHDPEGAAGDGSAVKGDGFWLVMLLAVAGGMLLNLMPCVLPILFLKLGGLIRHGGDRRRAIRSSLGYGLGVMTSFVALGVLVIELRHAGAAVGWGLQLQQPWLLGALACVMFAMGLAMSGIIELGSGLARLGDGLARRPGVAGDFFSGVLAVVVASPCTAPMMGTALAYALVAPLAQALAVFVALGFGLALPYLLLSLWPGLSRRLPRPGRWMDTLKQLLAFPMYLSVIWLVWVLARQRGADAVALALLAMTAVAFGLWVWRRGREWPRWRLLWLLPLGAAVVMPLVAVGRLAPPAVDQALASDEVAYDAARLQKLVAAGTPVFVDMTADWCITCKANEHVVLAAPAFRELMRQSGAVYMKGDWTDVDPAISRFLEHYHSPGVPLYVVFGPRRKDGVVLPTVLNMSVLAAAFKQARG; encoded by the coding sequence ATGCGGCGACCGGGGCGATGGCTCGGCATGCTGTTGCTGGCGACCGTTTCGTGCCTGCAGGCGCAGGGCGTAGAAAATCTGCTGCCGGTCACCGAGGCCTATCGGCTCAGTGCGGATACTTCCACGCCGGGCGTGGTAAAGCTGCATTGGGTGATTGCGCCGGACTATTACCTCTACCGCGGCCAGATGCGCTTCACCGGTACCGGGCCGGTGACCTTGGGCACGGTCACGACTGCCACCGGCCATCGCTATCGCGATGCCTATCTGGGTGAGGTCGAGACCTATCACGTCAGCACGGATGCACGCGTCGAGTATTCCGCCTCGGCCGAGGGCGGTGAATTGGTCGTACGTTACCAAGGCTGCCACGAGGTGGATCCCAAGATCTGCTATCCACCGCACAGTCAGCGATTCAAGTTGCCGCCCGCCAAGGCCGCCGCCATGATCGTTCCAGCCGCGGGAGCGGCCGAAGGCCGCTCTGCAAGCCACGATCCGGAGGGCGCCGCGGGTGATGGCAGCGCCGTGAAGGGCGATGGCTTCTGGCTGGTGATGCTGCTGGCCGTGGCTGGCGGCATGCTCCTGAACCTGATGCCTTGCGTGTTGCCGATCCTGTTTCTGAAGCTGGGCGGCCTGATCCGGCATGGTGGTGATCGGCGCCGTGCCATCCGCAGCTCGCTCGGTTACGGGCTCGGGGTCATGACCAGCTTCGTCGCGCTCGGCGTGCTCGTGATCGAGTTGCGTCATGCCGGTGCCGCGGTGGGCTGGGGCCTGCAGTTGCAGCAGCCCTGGCTGCTGGGGGCGCTGGCCTGCGTGATGTTCGCGATGGGCCTGGCCATGTCCGGCATCATCGAACTCGGCAGTGGTCTGGCCCGGTTGGGCGATGGTCTGGCCCGTCGACCCGGGGTGGCGGGTGATTTCTTCAGTGGCGTACTGGCGGTAGTGGTGGCCAGCCCCTGTACCGCGCCGATGATGGGGACGGCGCTGGCCTATGCCTTGGTGGCTCCGCTGGCGCAGGCGCTGGCGGTGTTTGTGGCACTGGGTTTCGGGCTGGCGCTGCCGTATCTGTTGTTGAGCCTGTGGCCGGGGTTGTCCAGACGCCTGCCTCGCCCGGGTCGCTGGATGGATACGCTCAAGCAATTGCTGGCCTTCCCGATGTATCTCAGTGTGATCTGGCTGGTCTGGGTGCTGGCACGCCAGCGTGGCGCGGACGCGGTAGCGCTGGCGCTGCTGGCCATGACGGCGGTGGCTTTCGGTCTGTGGGTCTGGCGTCGGGGCCGTGAGTGGCCGCGATGGCGGCTGCTGTGGCTGCTCCCCTTGGGCGCGGCGGTGGTCATGCCGCTGGTCGCCGTGGGGCGATTGGCTCCGCCCGCTGTCGATCAGGCCCTGGCCAGCGACGAGGTCGCCTATGACGCCGCCCGGTTGCAGAAGCTGGTGGCCGCCGGCACCCCGGTGTTTGTCGACATGACCGCGGACTGGTGCATCACCTGCAAGGCCAATGAGCACGTGGTTCTGGCTGCACCGGCTTTTCGCGAATTGATGCGGCAGAGTGGTGCGGTCTACATGAAGGGCGACTGGACGGATGTCGATCCGGCGATCAGTCGTTTTCTGGAGCATTATCATTCACCCGGGGTGCCGCTGTATGTGGTCTTCGGTCCTCGTCGGAAGGATGGCGTGGTACTGCCGACGGTGCTGAACATGAGCGTGCTGGCGGCCGCCTTCAAACAGGCGCGGGGCTGA